Proteins found in one Paenibacillus dendritiformis genomic segment:
- a CDS encoding efflux RND transporter periplasmic adaptor subunit — protein sequence MRQSKKSRRMRWLGMMAGITACAVLLAACASQPENGAVPADAKQAAPLVKTAVVKREKIGMPAELIAEIAPSVSMDVTAKGGGEVTAVLKKRGDRVKRGEVIARLDDSVAHMKKKRAELAIRSAESLMEQTEEKDRIGKEEVKQSIAKLEREIEQQTKELNRLKNGYDEGTVEKTSVDQAELQLKNSAIDLGVWKMKLEAADNSDSKATARQQLDTAKLELLEAGMAIDEARIAAPSEGILTEWTPQPGMMLNQGGTIGRIVQLDPVLVRAKLPEDLLPLVEGKNSLAFYVPDRPAQTYKGSLVYLSEVMDTRTRTYDVELRAANGKGALKPGMKVRIRLETEAERLVPAVPASAVIRDESKTFVFVYKDGKAVRQDVELGPLQGTLYAVTGGLKEGDTVIVTGQHRLKENDPVTVEPPSAKPQQPEKGDNQ from the coding sequence ATGAGACAGAGTAAGAAGAGCCGGCGCATGCGGTGGCTCGGCATGATGGCAGGCATCACCGCCTGCGCCGTGCTGCTGGCGGCCTGCGCAAGCCAGCCGGAGAATGGGGCGGTGCCTGCGGATGCGAAGCAAGCGGCTCCGCTTGTGAAGACAGCCGTCGTGAAGCGCGAGAAGATCGGCATGCCGGCCGAGCTGATTGCCGAGATCGCGCCTTCCGTCTCCATGGACGTAACGGCGAAGGGGGGCGGCGAGGTTACCGCCGTCCTGAAGAAGCGCGGCGATCGCGTGAAGCGCGGAGAGGTCATCGCCCGGCTGGATGACTCCGTCGCCCACATGAAGAAGAAGCGGGCGGAGCTTGCCATCCGCAGCGCCGAGAGTCTAATGGAGCAGACGGAGGAGAAGGATCGGATAGGCAAAGAAGAGGTGAAGCAGAGCATTGCGAAGCTGGAGCGGGAGATCGAGCAGCAGACGAAGGAGTTGAATCGTCTCAAAAACGGATATGACGAAGGCACGGTAGAGAAGACCTCTGTCGATCAGGCCGAGCTGCAATTGAAAAATTCGGCGATCGATCTCGGCGTGTGGAAAATGAAGCTGGAGGCGGCGGACAATAGCGATTCGAAGGCTACCGCCCGCCAACAGCTCGATACGGCGAAGCTGGAGCTTCTGGAGGCGGGGATGGCTATCGATGAAGCCCGGATCGCCGCGCCGTCAGAAGGCATCCTGACCGAATGGACTCCGCAGCCTGGCATGATGCTTAACCAAGGGGGGACGATCGGCCGGATCGTGCAGCTTGATCCGGTCCTCGTCCGGGCCAAGCTTCCGGAAGACCTGCTGCCGCTGGTGGAAGGGAAGAATTCGCTTGCCTTTTATGTACCCGACCGCCCTGCCCAGACCTATAAGGGCTCGCTCGTCTATCTGTCCGAGGTGATGGATACGCGCACTCGAACCTATGATGTGGAGCTGCGGGCCGCGAATGGCAAAGGGGCCCTGAAGCCTGGCATGAAGGTCCGCATCCGGCTCGAGACGGAGGCCGAACGGCTTGTGCCGGCCGTTCCGGCCAGCGCGGTCATCCGTGACGAGAGCAAGACGTTCGTCTTTGTCTATAAGGATGGCAAGGCGGTCCGGCAGGATGTCGAGCTTGGCCCGCTGCAGGGCACGCTCTATGCCGTGACGGGCGGGCTCAAGGAAGGCGATACCGTCATCGTGACAGGGCAGCATCGCCTGAAGGAGAACGATCCGGTGACGGTGGAGCCGCCATCCGCCAAGCCGCAGCAGCCAGAGAAGGGGGACAACCAATGA
- a CDS encoding efflux RND transporter permease subunit, whose protein sequence is MKSLIQFSMKQVTAVIILCCMLFGGGIYAATSLKVDNMPDISLPLVMVTVPYPASPQDVMEDVTKPLEKKIHGMENVKTIESTSSDQMATIVVTFEEGADPDRKKTEMEGLFQETELPSEAGRPKVSTFGVSSIPTYYLAIQAGEGMEQTELEHHFEHVIRPGFQAMPGLDHMDVIGERKTEVAIRLSPELLRMNGLTPAQVSEAVQSAMAAGPAGTVEVDGNTLLARMDNGLRSISQLEAIPLAAPDGSQLTVAGLGSVAEIRESAFAARMDDRPAIGVLLYKSGGANAVQFTDQADRLMERWTSELPGITFKQVYNYADEVKQSIGGLLREGMVGAVLASLMILVFLRNMRMTLIVLVSIPLSVLIALLMMKWLDISLNIMTLGGMFIAIGRVVDDSIVVIENIYSKLERAARKEESVILLATKEVANAITSSTLTTVGVFAPIGLISGPAGQLFRPFAVTLSCAILASLAVALTVIPMLAKLLVLRSANAKAHVEPGPSAFTEGYRRILEWSLRHRWKTLGASALLFVVTMVALVPQLSFTFMPEGNPPRQFYFTVKLPYETSLKTTDAVVKDMEAKLRSASDKAGRPLFTFVEALVGYGGDPNAIPYMAQIYTEVNEDADVEQVKRDYKESLLSLVPAGGEIDTRTLSGNSGGGEDFSYMLKGDDSVKLRQAAAIIKEAVLRYPELTEVKDSISEASSEVTIRVDPQKALQAGVSPAAVQHSLRTWLFEQKLGEYRFDEGLRALTVQTGENGSQDLEAVGTIPMETGNGGTIRVADVADVSREPAPASIKRLNEEQVVTVTAKIIGKNKGGISADIAAELDRIELPEGVSRSVGGISENIGDSFGQLFVAMGAAIGVVYLIMVLTFGNASAPFSILFSLPFAAIGGVFGLFVTNESLNITSLIGFMMLIGIVVTNAIVFIDKAQQLRKAGFAVREALVEAGVSRLRPIIMTAGATIVALLPLAFGFGHGTLISRGLAVVVIGGLTVSTLLTLLVVPVMYDLIGRGKRRQIDALPAAVPEQGEGKGM, encoded by the coding sequence ATGAAATCGCTCATTCAATTTTCGATGAAACAGGTGACGGCCGTCATCATCCTGTGCTGCATGCTGTTCGGGGGAGGGATCTACGCCGCGACCAGCCTCAAGGTGGACAATATGCCTGATATTTCATTGCCGCTCGTCATGGTCACCGTTCCCTATCCGGCTTCGCCGCAGGATGTCATGGAAGACGTCACCAAGCCGCTGGAGAAAAAAATTCACGGGATGGAGAACGTGAAGACGATCGAATCCACATCAAGCGATCAGATGGCGACGATCGTCGTGACGTTCGAGGAAGGAGCGGACCCGGATCGGAAAAAGACGGAGATGGAGGGCCTGTTCCAGGAGACGGAGCTGCCGTCGGAGGCGGGACGCCCCAAAGTATCGACATTCGGCGTATCGTCCATTCCCACCTACTACCTTGCCATTCAGGCGGGGGAAGGAATGGAGCAGACGGAGCTGGAGCATCATTTCGAGCATGTAATCCGGCCCGGCTTCCAGGCGATGCCGGGGCTCGATCATATGGATGTCATCGGGGAGCGCAAGACGGAGGTGGCGATCCGGCTGTCCCCGGAGCTGCTGCGAATGAACGGTCTCACGCCGGCGCAAGTGTCCGAGGCGGTCCAGAGCGCGATGGCTGCCGGCCCGGCGGGCACCGTGGAAGTGGACGGCAATACGCTGCTCGCCCGGATGGACAACGGTCTCCGCAGCATCTCGCAGCTGGAGGCGATTCCGCTGGCGGCGCCGGACGGGAGCCAGTTGACGGTCGCCGGTCTGGGAAGCGTGGCGGAGATTCGGGAATCCGCGTTCGCGGCCCGCATGGACGATCGGCCTGCCATCGGGGTATTGCTGTATAAGTCCGGGGGAGCGAACGCCGTCCAATTCACGGACCAGGCCGATCGCTTGATGGAGCGATGGACCTCCGAATTGCCGGGGATTACGTTCAAGCAGGTGTACAACTACGCGGATGAAGTCAAGCAATCCATTGGCGGGCTGCTGCGCGAAGGCATGGTCGGCGCCGTGCTGGCATCGCTCATGATCCTGGTGTTCCTCCGCAACATGCGGATGACGCTGATTGTGCTCGTGTCGATTCCGTTGTCCGTCCTTATCGCGCTGCTGATGATGAAGTGGCTCGATATTTCATTGAACATCATGACGCTGGGGGGCATGTTCATCGCTATCGGCCGGGTCGTCGACGACAGCATCGTCGTTATCGAAAATATTTACAGCAAGCTGGAGCGGGCGGCCCGCAAGGAGGAGTCGGTCATCCTGCTCGCGACGAAGGAAGTGGCGAATGCCATTACGTCGTCCACCCTGACGACGGTAGGGGTCTTCGCGCCGATTGGCCTGATTAGCGGGCCAGCCGGGCAATTGTTCCGCCCGTTCGCGGTGACGCTGTCCTGCGCCATCCTGGCCTCGCTGGCCGTCGCGCTGACCGTCATTCCGATGCTGGCCAAATTGCTGGTGCTCCGCAGCGCCAACGCCAAGGCCCATGTGGAGCCGGGGCCGTCCGCCTTCACGGAGGGGTACCGGCGCATCCTGGAATGGTCGCTGCGCCATCGCTGGAAGACGTTGGGGGCATCGGCGCTGCTCTTTGTCGTGACGATGGTCGCGCTCGTACCGCAGTTGTCCTTCACCTTCATGCCGGAAGGGAATCCGCCGCGCCAGTTTTATTTCACGGTGAAGCTGCCTTACGAGACATCGCTCAAGACGACGGATGCCGTCGTCAAGGATATGGAGGCGAAGCTCCGATCGGCATCGGACAAGGCGGGCCGTCCCTTGTTCACCTTCGTCGAGGCCTTGGTCGGCTACGGGGGCGATCCGAACGCGATTCCGTATATGGCTCAGATCTATACCGAAGTGAATGAAGACGCCGACGTCGAGCAGGTGAAGCGGGACTATAAGGAATCGCTTCTGTCCCTTGTCCCGGCGGGAGGCGAGATTGACACGCGCACCTTGTCGGGCAACTCGGGAGGAGGCGAGGATTTCTCCTACATGCTGAAGGGGGACGACAGCGTCAAGCTGCGGCAGGCTGCGGCCATCATCAAGGAAGCCGTGCTGCGCTACCCGGAGCTGACGGAGGTCAAGGACTCGATAAGCGAAGCTTCCTCCGAGGTAACGATCCGGGTGGACCCGCAGAAGGCGCTTCAGGCGGGGGTATCCCCGGCTGCCGTTCAGCATTCGCTTCGCACCTGGCTGTTCGAGCAGAAGCTGGGCGAATACCGATTCGATGAAGGCCTGCGCGCGCTGACCGTCCAGACGGGAGAGAACGGCAGCCAGGATTTGGAGGCGGTCGGCACTATCCCGATGGAGACGGGGAACGGCGGCACGATTCGCGTCGCCGACGTCGCGGATGTGAGCCGGGAGCCGGCTCCGGCCTCGATCAAGCGGTTGAATGAAGAGCAGGTCGTGACGGTGACGGCGAAAATTATCGGCAAAAACAAGGGGGGCATCAGCGCCGATATCGCCGCTGAACTGGATCGGATTGAGCTGCCGGAAGGCGTGAGCCGTTCCGTGGGCGGCATCAGCGAGAACATCGGGGACAGCTTCGGTCAGCTGTTCGTCGCGATGGGCGCTGCCATCGGCGTCGTCTACCTCATTATGGTCTTGACCTTCGGCAATGCCAGCGCGCCGTTCTCGATTCTGTTCTCGCTCCCGTTCGCCGCAATCGGCGGTGTGTTCGGCTTGTTCGTGACGAACGAATCGCTGAACATTACCTCGCTTATCGGGTTCATGATGCTGATCGGCATTGTCGTCACCAATGCCATTGTCTTTATCGACAAGGCGCAGCAGCTCCGCAAGGCGGGCTTCGCGGTGCGGGAGGCGCTGGTGGAAGCGGGCGTGTCGCGCCTGCGGCCGATCATCATGACGGCCGGAGCCACCATCGTGGCGCTGCTGCCGCTCGCTTTTGGCTTCGGGCATGGCACGCTGATATCGAGAGGGCTCGCCGTTGTCGTTATCGGCGGACTGACCGTATCCACGCTGCTGACCCTCCTGGTCGTGCCTGTCATGTACGACCTGATCGGACGGGGGAAGCGCAGGCAGATTGACGCCTTGCCGGCCGCCGTGCCGGAGCAAGGCGAAGGAAAGGGGATGTAA
- a CDS encoding sensor histidine kinase — protein sequence MMRTLYVRVVFTFLFAVIAGIIVAFAASGFFFESEMKEIVFEDLTNLGNDIVRLYQQVPEADFRDYVDSLKSFEWTQVHVVDSQGNAIVQHAIAGETLQPIEAQVVNDVLSGRPYHSTDPEGNRPIIGISFLKEGERHALFLRMAYGDNHLINRLILFTLGVVLAAGSLCFLVAARYVVRPIKKMTEATKRMAKGDFSTKLSFRRKDEIGVLAASFNHMAQELGQMEQMRQDFVSSVSHEIQSPLTSIYGFSKALCNRVIPEADQDRYLEIMMTECERLSRLSDNLLQLASLDSEHHPFTPRIYRLDGQLRQVIVAAEPQRADKAVRLEEQLDDLSIEADEDLMSLVWTNLIGNAIKFTPENGMITVSLARQDGKALVTIADNGIGIAEEDRARVFERFFKADKARRRNAGGSGLGLAIVKKVVTLHHGTIRLDSEPGQGTTVSVTLPIRRNS from the coding sequence ATGATGAGGACGCTGTATGTCCGGGTTGTGTTCACGTTTTTATTCGCCGTAATCGCAGGCATTATCGTCGCATTTGCCGCTTCCGGCTTTTTTTTCGAGAGTGAGATGAAGGAGATTGTCTTTGAAGATTTGACCAATCTCGGCAATGACATCGTCCGGCTGTATCAGCAGGTGCCCGAAGCGGACTTCCGTGATTATGTGGACTCGTTGAAATCATTCGAATGGACGCAGGTCCATGTAGTCGACAGCCAGGGTAACGCAATCGTGCAGCATGCGATCGCAGGAGAGACGCTTCAGCCGATAGAGGCGCAGGTCGTGAATGATGTGCTGTCAGGACGCCCGTATCACAGCACGGACCCGGAGGGGAATCGCCCCATCATCGGCATCTCCTTCCTGAAGGAGGGAGAGCGGCACGCCTTGTTCCTGCGAATGGCGTATGGCGACAATCATCTCATCAATCGGCTGATTCTGTTCACCCTTGGGGTCGTCCTGGCGGCCGGCAGCCTCTGCTTCCTTGTCGCCGCCCGCTATGTCGTGCGGCCGATCAAGAAGATGACTGAGGCGACGAAGCGCATGGCGAAGGGGGATTTCAGCACAAAGCTGAGCTTCCGGCGGAAGGACGAGATTGGCGTCCTCGCAGCCAGCTTCAACCACATGGCGCAGGAGCTCGGCCAGATGGAGCAGATGCGGCAAGATTTCGTCTCCAGCGTGTCGCATGAGATTCAGTCGCCGCTTACTTCGATCTACGGTTTCTCCAAAGCACTCTGCAATCGCGTCATTCCCGAGGCGGATCAGGATCGCTACCTGGAGATTATGATGACGGAATGCGAACGCTTGTCGCGCCTCAGCGACAATCTGCTGCAGCTGGCCTCGCTCGATTCGGAGCATCATCCGTTCACGCCGCGCATCTACCGGCTGGACGGGCAGCTCCGCCAGGTCATCGTCGCAGCCGAGCCGCAAAGGGCCGACAAGGCAGTGCGCTTGGAGGAACAGCTTGATGACTTATCGATCGAAGCCGATGAGGATCTGATGAGCCTCGTCTGGACGAATCTCATCGGCAATGCCATCAAGTTCACGCCGGAGAACGGCATGATCACCGTCAGCCTTGCGCGTCAGGACGGCAAAGCCCTCGTCACCATTGCCGACAACGGCATTGGGATTGCGGAGGAGGACCGGGCGCGCGTGTTCGAGCGATTTTTCAAGGCGGACAAGGCCCGCAGGCGGAATGCGGGCGGCAGCGGCCTCGGCCTGGCCATCGTGAAGAAGGTCGTGACCCTGCATCACGGGACGATCCGGCTGGACAGCGAACCCGGCCAGGGGACGACCGTGAGCGTGACGCTCCCGATCCGGCGTAATTCGTAG
- a CDS encoding response regulator transcription factor, with protein MRTILVADDDEHIREMIGLFLRNEGFRVLEAEDGEQALRLMDADPADLVILDIMMPVMDGWQLCSELRSQYPDLPLFMVTAKGESGQKVKGFRLGTDDYITKPFDPMELVMRVKALLRRYKIVYEQIIRLGSLKLDRNGYKVYADDQSTGTALPLKEFELLFKLASHPGQILTREQLIRDIWGIDYEGEERTVDVHIKRLRERFAGHSHEFRIETARSLGYRLEVCS; from the coding sequence ATGAGAACGATATTGGTCGCTGATGATGACGAGCATATTCGCGAGATGATAGGTTTGTTTTTGCGCAATGAAGGTTTCCGGGTGCTGGAGGCGGAAGACGGGGAGCAGGCGCTCCGGCTGATGGACGCGGATCCGGCCGACCTGGTGATCCTCGATATTATGATGCCCGTTATGGACGGGTGGCAGCTCTGCAGCGAGCTGCGGTCGCAGTACCCTGATCTTCCGTTGTTCATGGTCACCGCCAAGGGCGAGTCCGGCCAAAAGGTAAAGGGCTTCCGTCTCGGCACCGACGATTATATAACGAAGCCGTTCGATCCGATGGAGCTGGTGATGCGGGTAAAGGCGCTGCTGCGCCGCTACAAGATCGTGTACGAACAGATAATCCGCCTCGGCAGCTTGAAGCTGGACCGGAACGGCTACAAGGTCTATGCGGATGACCAGTCCACGGGGACGGCGCTGCCGCTCAAGGAGTTCGAGCTGCTATTCAAGCTCGCGAGCCATCCGGGCCAGATTCTGACCCGGGAGCAGTTGATCCGCGACATTTGGGGCATCGATTATGAAGGGGAGGAACGGACCGTCGATGTCCATATTAAGCGTCTGCGCGAGCGCTTCGCCGGCCATTCGCATGAGTTCCGCATCGAGACCGCCCGCAGTCTCGGGTACCGGCTGGAGGTCTGCTCATGA
- a CDS encoding OsmC family protein, with protein MQVTVKRMEPHRQVGNVRSQCIAIVQEDEQEVGVRSEELWLMALASGVGAEMERYAEERGWALSALQIEAQDERNDEGAIMDIKLYVTAEGLTAPQRGEMFGAVRPRCRLLRAVHPNLEIYFADRLVQD; from the coding sequence TTGCAAGTTACAGTCAAACGAATGGAGCCGCATCGCCAGGTTGGGAACGTTCGTTCCCAATGCATTGCGATTGTGCAGGAGGACGAGCAAGAGGTGGGCGTTAGGTCTGAGGAACTATGGTTGATGGCGCTTGCATCCGGCGTTGGAGCGGAGATGGAGCGCTATGCCGAGGAGCGGGGATGGGCGTTGTCCGCCCTGCAGATTGAAGCGCAGGATGAGCGGAACGACGAGGGCGCCATCATGGATATTAAGCTATATGTGACGGCTGAAGGATTGACTGCCCCGCAGCGGGGGGAAATGTTCGGCGCGGTTCGGCCGCGCTGCAGGCTGCTTCGGGCCGTCCATCCGAATCTGGAGATTTATTTCGCGGACCGCTTGGTGCAGGACTGA
- a CDS encoding NlpC/P60 family protein: MKTAIRSALVAGAVFGCMLLADSAWTHATAQAAAATKQITIQVNGEDLLFTNDIIPIIDEAQNMHVPLRTVAEQLGYELNWQADNKGVQTIEMSNGTNTIQLKSNSSKAEVNGNTVSMGSAPISYKDSTYVPFRFLLEQLQLSFTWDAEQMKNIPRINRSRGEVQTASARLSEDKAAGILNTARSYLGVPYVWGGTSPNGFDCSGYVSYVFRKHGIELPRTSRAMYSSLGSKVTSLKPGDLVFFAGNGKTISHVGIYIGDNKYINASSGSAGRVTISSLSSSWSSRTYVGAKRVL; encoded by the coding sequence GTGAAGACCGCCATCCGATCTGCTCTTGTGGCTGGCGCCGTATTCGGATGCATGCTGTTGGCAGACAGCGCATGGACTCATGCGACTGCTCAAGCCGCCGCAGCTACGAAGCAGATTACGATCCAAGTGAACGGTGAAGATTTACTATTTACGAATGATATTATTCCCATTATAGATGAGGCGCAGAACATGCATGTTCCTCTGCGCACCGTAGCCGAGCAATTGGGCTATGAACTGAACTGGCAGGCCGATAACAAAGGCGTGCAGACCATTGAAATGTCGAATGGCACGAATACGATTCAACTGAAGTCCAACAGCTCCAAGGCCGAGGTGAACGGCAATACGGTAAGTATGGGCAGCGCCCCGATATCCTATAAGGACAGTACATACGTGCCTTTCCGCTTCCTGTTGGAGCAGCTTCAATTGAGCTTTACATGGGATGCGGAACAGATGAAGAACATCCCCCGCATCAATCGGAGCCGTGGAGAGGTACAAACCGCCTCGGCCCGTCTATCGGAGGATAAGGCCGCCGGGATCTTGAACACGGCCCGCAGCTATCTGGGCGTTCCTTATGTATGGGGCGGAACGTCTCCTAACGGCTTCGACTGCTCCGGCTATGTGAGCTACGTCTTCCGCAAGCATGGGATCGAGCTTCCGCGCACGTCCCGCGCCATGTACAGCTCCTTGGGCTCGAAAGTGACCAGTCTGAAGCCTGGTGATCTCGTCTTTTTCGCCGGCAACGGCAAGACGATTTCGCATGTCGGCATTTACATCGGTGACAACAAGTATATCAACGCTTCTTCCGGCTCCGCCGGGCGCGTTACGATATCCAGCTTGTCCTCCAGCTGGTCCAGCCGCACCTACGTCGGCGCCAAGCGGGTGCTCTAA
- a CDS encoding sugar phosphate isomerase/epimerase family protein, translating to MKLSIGGFSFNTMRVEGKMDIFSYIRTVHERFGLHAIDFWNAFFADTSRPVWKVADDDHLRRIRQALDEREMTLVNIAVDSAHLWDPDPEIREALHQNALAHLRAAEILGAQSVRIDAVLHGGDEVSDEALEYIAGRYRSYADRAAEGGYWVGPENHTGFALRPESLARISEAVDHPHYGILLHLGRWQAKNKPIVNAKLMADKNEPFVWEGDIEVARWVRHTHVDWRTLQAPNAAMRLSNLMKAGYGGYWAVEYNAPGDQLASIEEALARLRTLLQETGQPSQPEA from the coding sequence ATGAAACTATCCATTGGAGGCTTCTCATTCAACACGATGCGCGTGGAAGGCAAGATGGATATCTTCAGTTATATCCGCACGGTGCATGAACGCTTTGGGCTTCACGCCATTGATTTCTGGAATGCTTTCTTTGCTGATACATCCCGGCCGGTCTGGAAGGTGGCGGATGACGATCATCTGCGCCGCATTCGCCAGGCTCTCGACGAACGGGAGATGACGCTGGTCAACATCGCCGTCGATTCGGCGCATCTCTGGGATCCGGACCCGGAGATTCGCGAGGCGCTGCATCAGAATGCGCTCGCCCATCTTCGTGCGGCCGAGATTCTGGGCGCGCAGTCGGTCCGGATCGATGCGGTGCTGCATGGCGGAGATGAGGTAAGCGACGAGGCCCTGGAATATATCGCCGGCCGCTACCGTTCGTACGCAGACCGGGCCGCTGAGGGCGGCTATTGGGTCGGCCCGGAGAATCATACGGGATTCGCCCTGCGGCCAGAGTCGCTCGCGCGCATCTCCGAAGCCGTCGATCACCCCCATTACGGCATCCTGCTTCATCTGGGACGCTGGCAGGCGAAGAACAAGCCGATCGTGAACGCCAAGCTGATGGCGGATAAGAATGAGCCCTTCGTCTGGGAGGGAGATATCGAGGTTGCGCGCTGGGTTCGCCATACGCATGTCGACTGGCGGACGCTCCAGGCCCCGAATGCGGCGATGCGGCTGTCGAATCTGATGAAGGCCGGGTACGGCGGCTACTGGGCTGTCGAGTACAATGCGCCTGGCGATCAGCTGGCGTCCATCGAAGAGGCGCTGGCGCGTCTTCGCACACTCCTGCAAGAGACCGGGCAGCCCAGCCAGCCGGAAGCATAA
- a CDS encoding Gfo/Idh/MocA family protein encodes MEQRRIAIIGAGQIGKHHLNEYKRVGGADIVAICDINEAEARRVAEANQVPHVYTDFRKLLKRDDIEAVDVCLHNNFHAPVSIAAMEAGKHVYCEKPIAGSYRDGAAMLEAARATGKMLHIQLSTLYTKETKAAKILIDGGKLGKLYHARSTGFRRRGRPFVDGYGTTAFTQKATASGGALYDMGVYHISQILYLLGLPAVTRISGQTYQEMDMLPDRREISKFDVEELGVGLIKFEGGITLDIIEAWAIHLGGFEGSSIVGSEGGIRMPARMGDHIQPFTYHSTALDLDLDTVIDLNAMDRRRHRLNPNEWAYDSSQGHWVAALAGIVPLLPTDELAVSTMLISEGIYMSSALGREVTAEEVAALSVSSAIRL; translated from the coding sequence ATGGAACAAAGACGTATCGCGATCATTGGAGCAGGCCAGATTGGGAAGCATCACCTGAACGAATATAAGCGAGTGGGCGGCGCCGATATCGTCGCCATTTGCGATATTAATGAAGCGGAGGCGCGCCGGGTCGCGGAGGCGAACCAGGTCCCCCATGTGTACACCGATTTCCGCAAGCTGCTGAAGCGCGATGACATCGAAGCGGTGGATGTGTGCCTGCACAACAACTTCCACGCCCCGGTCTCTATTGCGGCCATGGAAGCAGGCAAGCATGTCTATTGCGAGAAGCCGATTGCCGGCTCCTACCGGGATGGCGCAGCGATGCTTGAGGCGGCGCGGGCCACAGGCAAGATGCTGCATATCCAGTTGTCCACCCTGTACACCAAGGAGACGAAGGCCGCCAAAATCCTTATCGACGGAGGCAAGCTCGGCAAGCTGTATCATGCGCGCTCGACCGGGTTCCGGCGCCGTGGCCGCCCGTTCGTCGACGGATACGGCACGACGGCGTTCACGCAGAAAGCTACCGCCTCGGGGGGCGCTCTCTACGATATGGGAGTATACCACATCTCCCAGATACTCTATCTGCTCGGTCTGCCGGCGGTGACCCGCATTAGCGGCCAGACCTATCAGGAGATGGATATGCTGCCGGACCGGAGAGAGATCAGCAAGTTCGATGTGGAGGAGCTGGGCGTTGGCTTGATCAAGTTCGAGGGAGGCATTACGCTCGATATTATCGAAGCCTGGGCGATCCATCTTGGCGGCTTCGAAGGCAGCAGCATCGTCGGCTCCGAAGGCGGCATCCGCATGCCGGCCCGCATGGGGGACCATATTCAACCGTTCACGTACCACAGCACGGCGCTCGACCTGGACCTCGACACGGTGATCGACCTCAATGCGATGGACAGACGCCGCCATCGGCTGAACCCCAACGAGTGGGCGTATGATTCCTCGCAGGGCCACTGGGTTGCCGCGCTGGCCGGGATCGTTCCGCTGCTCCCGACGGACGAATTGGCGGTGAGCACGATGCTTATCAGCGAGGGCATCTATATGTCCAGCGCGCTCGGCCGGGAAGTGACCGCGGAGGAGGTCGCAGCCTTGTCCGTATCGAGCGCAATCCGGTTGTAG
- a CDS encoding tyrosine-protein phosphatase produces the protein MPTSFNAMNHAPLETAAILRSKADDRLCFLLADEGEWRPGPLTLYSSPRPEYDPEQSTFAATIVPGQETSFPDPTPGRRSYYHLCQNGQYLLTTAERVLPFAGVSNFRDLGGYRTAEGRYVQWGKLYRSPELSDLTPDDLHYLDSLHLLQICDLRDSDEVAAMPSPPLAPAVHSHIPLVEMLGKDVIRQPGDVAGEGGPPAGEPGQLLVDMNRSLVHSTAGIRSIFDHLLAENGAPLLFHCTAGKDRTGLVAALLLLTLGVPKDTVMTDYLLTNRYLNTRLLRSKTAAKLGKGKLSNEALDAVWEARSQYLEAAFAEIERESGDVSRFVTESLGLSADEIAALKDKLLTAQP, from the coding sequence ATGCCGACATCATTTAACGCCATGAACCATGCTCCGCTGGAGACCGCCGCTATCCTCCGGTCCAAGGCAGACGACCGGCTCTGCTTCCTGCTTGCCGATGAGGGAGAATGGAGGCCGGGCCCCCTTACCCTATACTCCAGCCCGCGCCCCGAATATGATCCCGAGCAGTCCACCTTCGCAGCGACGATCGTACCGGGACAGGAGACTTCATTCCCTGACCCGACCCCTGGGCGCAGAAGCTACTATCATCTATGTCAAAATGGACAATATCTGCTGACGACTGCCGAGCGCGTGCTTCCGTTCGCGGGCGTCTCCAATTTTCGCGATCTCGGCGGATACCGGACGGCAGAAGGACGGTATGTCCAGTGGGGCAAGCTGTACCGCTCTCCGGAATTATCGGATCTGACTCCGGATGATCTCCACTATCTGGATTCGCTGCACCTGCTCCAGATCTGCGACCTGCGTGACAGCGACGAGGTGGCGGCGATGCCGTCGCCGCCGCTTGCGCCCGCGGTCCATTCCCATATCCCGCTCGTCGAGATGCTGGGCAAGGATGTCATACGCCAGCCCGGGGATGTGGCGGGCGAGGGCGGCCCGCCGGCAGGCGAACCGGGGCAGCTGCTCGTCGACATGAACCGCTCGCTCGTCCACTCGACGGCGGGAATACGCAGCATCTTCGATCATCTGCTCGCCGAGAACGGCGCTCCGTTGCTGTTCCACTGTACGGCAGGCAAGGACCGGACCGGTCTGGTGGCCGCGCTGCTGCTCCTGACGCTGGGGGTTCCGAAGGACACGGTTATGACCGACTATTTGCTGACGAACCGCTATCTCAACACTAGGCTGCTGCGTTCGAAGACGGCTGCCAAGCTGGGCAAGGGAAAGCTCAGCAATGAAGCGCTCGACGCCGTCTGGGAGGCAAGGTCGCAATATTTGGAAGCCGCCTTCGCGGAGATCGAGCGTGAATCCGGCGATGTCAGCCGCTTCGTAACCGAATCGCTCGGCTTGTCCGCGGACGAGATTGCCGCCCTGAAGGATAAGCTGCTGACCGCACAGCCGTAA